The following DNA comes from Ornithinimicrobium avium.
GGCATACCCCTGGAGGACATCGTCATCGATCCGCTGGCGATGCCGATCGGCGCGGACGGCAGCGTGGGGCGCAGCGCGCTGGAGACCCTGTCCGTGGTCCGGGACCGCTGGGGCCTGAACACCACCTGCGGCGCCTCCAACGTCTCCTTCGGGATGCCGGGCCGGCCCACGATCGGCGCGACCTGGCTCCCGATGGCGATGACCGCCGGGCTGACCAGCGCGATCATGGACTCGCGCACCCGGCAGGTGGTGGACGCGGTCCGGGCGGCCGACGTGCTGCTGGGCCACGACGAGTGGGGTATGCGGTGGATCTCCGCCCACCGCGCGCGGCGGGCCGCCGAGCAGGCGGCCGAGCAGGCCGCCGCCGACCAGGTGCGCGCCGTCCAGGACGCGGTCGGCTAGATGAGCGCCGCGGAGGAGGAGCTGGAGCAGACGGGACCCGCCCGCGTCTCGCTGCTGTTCTCGCCCGCCGGGCGTGAGTTCCGGGTGCCCCCGGACGTCAGCGTCTTCGACGCGGCGAGCTGGAACGGCATCGCGATCGACTCCACCTGCGGCGGTCACGGCACCTGCCGCAAGTGCAAGGTGCAGCTCACCGCGGGCACCTCGCCGGTCACCCCCTCCGACGAGCGGGCCTTCACGCCCGAGGAGCTCGCCGGCGGCTGGCGGCTGGCGTGCCTGGTGCGCACCGTCACCGACCTGGAGATCACGGTGCCGCCGCTGGTCACCCGGCCCAAGGCCGCCACGGTCGGCGTCGGGCGCCAGGTCATCCTGCGACCCGGCGTGCAGAAGCGCTACCTCGAGCTCACCGAGCCGACCCTGGCCGACCAGCGCACCGACCTGGTGCGCGTGCTCGACGCCATCGACGACCTGGAGCCCACCCCCGACCTGCACGTGCTGCGACGGCTGCCGACCGTGCTCCGGGAGGCGGACTACAAGGTCACGGCCGTGGTGGTCGACGAGACGCTCATCGACGTGGAGGCCGGCGACACCACCGGCCGGCGCTTCGCCATCGCCTACGACCTCGGCACGACCACGGTCGTGGCGACGCTGCTCGACCTGGGCACCGGCACCCCGGTCGCCGTGTCCTCGGTGCTCAACCAGCAGCAGCCCTACGGCGGTGACGTCATCAGCCGGATCAGCGCCACGATGATGGACCCCGAGGCGGCCGGCCGGCTGCGCGAGCTCGCCCACGCCACGCTGCGCGACCTGGCGCAGGAGGTCTGCCTCGAGGGCGGCGTCGCGCCCGAGGAGGTCTACCAGGTGGCGCTGGCGGGCAACGCCACGATGACGGCGCTGGTCCTCGGGGTGGACCCCGAGCCGCTGGGCGTCGCCCCCTTCGTCATGTCCACCGCCGGCTGGCCCCCGGTGCCCGCGGCCGAGCTCGGCCTGACGCTGCACCCCGGCGCCCGCGCCACCCTCTTCCCCGCGCTCGGTGCCTACGTCGGCGGCGACGTCGTGGCCGGGATGCTGGCCTCGGGCATGGACCGGGACAGCCGCGTCCGGCTCTTCATCGACGTCGGCACCAACTGCGAGATCGCCCTCGCCGACGGGGAGCGCATCGTCGCGACCGCGGCGCCCGCCGGGCCCGCCTTCGAGGGCGGGTCGATCCGCTGCGGCATGCGCGCCGCCGAGGGAGCCGTCGAGGTGGTCCGGCTCACGCCGGACGGGCAGGCGGAGGACGCGGTCGCGCTGGAGGTCATCGGCGACGTCGAGCCTCGCGGCCTGTGCGGCTCCGGCCTGGTCGACGCCGTCGCCGAGCTGGTCCGGGTGCGCCTGATGGACGCCAGCGGCCGGTTCGTGACCGAGGAGGCCGCCGCCGAGATCGCGCCCGCGCTGGCCGACCGGCTCTCCACGGTCGGGCTGGAGCGGGTCTTCGTGCTCCACCGGCCCGCCCCGGACGCCCGCCCCGAGGACGGCGTCTACCTGTCCCAGCGCGACGTGCGCGAGCTGCAGTTCGCCAAGGCCGCGATCTCGACCGGCTGGTCCCTCCTGCTCGAGGAGCTCGGCCTGGCCGAGGGCGACGTGCAGCAGGTCCTGCTCGCCGGCTCCTTCGGCAGCTATCTGTCCGCCTCCTCCGCGGTGCGGATCGGGCTGGTGCCCAAGCTGCCGGTGCTCCGGGTCGTCTCGGCGGGCAACGTGGCCGGGGAGGGCGCCAAGATGGTGCTGCTCAGCTCGCGCGAGCGGGCCGGGGCCGATGCGCTGCTGGAGGAGGTGCGCTATGTCGAGCTCTCCGACCGTCCCGACTTCAACGATGCCTTCGTCGAGCGGCTTCCCTTCCCGGTCTGAGCCGGCCCCCGGGCGGGTCGCGCTCGTGGCGTGCGGCGCGCTGGCGCAGCCGGCCGCGGAGGTGAGCGCACGGCATACCCCGCCCCTGCCGGTGGACGTGCACCCGCTGCCGCCTCTGCTGCACAACCGGCCCCAGGAGATCGCCGGGGCGGTGGAGCGGCTGGTGGACGAGCTCGAGGGCCGCTACGAGCGGGTCGTCATCGGCTACGCCGACTGCGGCACCTACGGTGCCCTGGACGAGCTGTGCGCGCGGCGTGGGCTGCGGCGGCTGCCCGGCCTGCACTGCTACGACCTCTACGCCGGCCGGGAACGGATGCGCCAGATGATGGAGGAGCAGCCGGGCACCTACGTGCTGACCGACTTCCTCGTGCGGTCCTTCGACCGGACCGTGCTGCGCGAGCTGGGCCTGGACCGGCACCCGGAGCTGCGCGAGGACTACTTCGCCCACTACTCGCGCGTCGTGTGGCTGGCGCAGGACCGGTCCGAGGAGCTCACCGCCCTCGCCGAGCGGGCCGCCGGACACCTCGGCCTGCCGCTGGAGGTCGTCCCGGTCGGACACGTCGGGCTGGAGCGAGCCCTGGTCGACCTGCTGGCCGAACCGGCCGCGTCGGGGGTGGCGTCATGAGCGGCGCCGTCGACCTGGCCGTCAGGCGGCTGCTGGAGGGCGCCCGCTACGAGGTGCTCCCGACGGCCAGCATCCACGACCAGGTCCTCGAGCACGTGCCCACCTCGGTGACCGTCTCGGTGACCGCCTCGCCGGGCAAGAGGCTGGGCGCGACGCTGGACCTGAGCGCGAGCCTCGCCACGGCTGGCTACGACGTGGTGCCGCACCTGGCGGCGCGGATGGTCAGCGGCCGTGCCGAGCTGGTGGACATCGTCGAGCAGCTGCGCGAGCTCGGTGTGCGGCGGGTGTTCGTGCCCGCCGGCGACGCCCAGGTGCCCGTCGGTGACTACGTCCAGGCCCTCGACCTGCTGCACGACCTGCGCGACATGGGCGACCCGTTCCCTGAGGTGAGCATCACCGGCTACCCCGAGGCGCACCCGTTCATCGAGGACGACGTGGTCGTCCAGGCGATGTGGGACAAGAGGCTGCACGCCACCCACGTCGTGTCCAACATGACCTTCGACCCCGAGATCCTCGCCGCGTGGGTGCACCGGATCCGGCGTCGCGGCGTGAACCTGCCGCTGCTCGCGGGCGTGCCGGGGCCGGTCGAGCGCACCAAGCTGCTGGCGATGGGCACCAAGATCGGCGTGGGTGACTCCCTGCGGTTCCTGCGCAAGCAGCGCAAGGTGATGACCCGTGTGGTGGGCAGCGGCTTCAGCACCGACCGGTTCGTGACCAGCGTGGCTGGTCTGGCGGCCGACCCCGCGATGGGCGTGGCCGGCCTGCACGTCTACACGTTCAACCAGGTCGGGGTCGTCGAGGCGTGGCGCCGCGCGGCGCTCAGCCACGAGGCCCGGGGGGCGCACGGCCGGTCGGCAGCGCGGGGCTGAGCGCGGCCACCGCCGTTCCGCACGGACCAGCCCCGCAGCGGGCGAGTGCCCCGCTTCCGTCGATGGTCTTCGCGCTCGGCCGACGGAAGCGGGGCACTCGCAGCAGGAGGCTCCACGCTGAGGGGTGCCCCGGGCCGGCACCTACTCGGCCGGGCGGACCCGCGTCACCCGGTGGAGCAGGAAGCTGCGGACCGCGTCGCTGTCGCCGACCGTGGCGCGCACCCGTCCGGCCTCCACCGACTCCGGACGCACCAGCTGGGTGGTGATGCCGCCGACGTCGTCGGCGTAGCCGATCCACACCGGGCCGCCCGAAGCAGCGGCCTCGCGCAGGACGGCCGAGACCACGACCGGGTCGCTGTACCAGCCGGACCCGCCGACGTCGGCGTCCCGGGCGCCGTCCCCGCGGCGCAGCAGCGCGACGACCTGGCGGGCGACCCTCGCATCGACGGTGCTGACCCGCAGCGGGGAGGGGGGCCGGGCCGTCGTGCGCCGCGCCGAGGGCGACGCCAGCGCGAGCGCACCGTCGGGACCGTCGGCGACCGGGCCGTACTGCTCCTCGCGCAGCACGTCCATGACGGTGGCCGCCGGCACCGCGGAGACGAGGACCGTCGGGGCGATCCGGCGCAGCTGGAGCAGGCCCAGGCCGCGGTCCAGCTCCATCCGGTCCAGCAGCGCCGCGTCGTCGGAGCGCAGGTAGGCCGCGCACGAGCCGACCCGGGCGCGCCCGTGCCGGCGGGCGACGTCGCGCACGAGGTAGTCCAGCGGCTGCGGCACCGGGGTGCGGGAGGCCGCGGCCAGCTCGGTGAGGACGCGGTCGGCGGTCCAGCCCAGGTCGAGGGCGCGTCGCACGCTCGTCTCGCTGAACCGGTGCACGGTCGCCCCGCCGCGCGATTCCACGTCGCTGACCAGGTGCATGAGCGCACGGAGGTGGCCGTCCAGGCGTCCGGGCGCGACCGCGGTGAGGTCGGCCTGCAGCAGCACCTGGTCGACGGCCGGCGGCACGAGCGGGTCCATCAGGTCCGCGGCCGCCTCCTCGGCGTCCACCCCGTCGCCGCTCGCCCCCACGAGGAGACGACCGGGGGAGGACAGCGCGCCCCGCCCGGTCACCGCCGCCCACTCCGCCTCGCGCAGCGCCACGTCGAGGCCGGTGCCGTGCTCCGCGGTGGCCCGGGAGGTGCGCAGCGGGTGGCGCCAGCGCAGCAGCGCCTCCAGGCCGTCCTGGGTCGGGGCGGCGCCCGCGGGGAGCGTGGCCAGCACCCGCAGCGCGTCCTGTCGGCGCACCCGCGCGAGGGGGTATGACGTACTCGTGGACAGGGCGTTGACCCGCCCGCCCTCGTGCGTCCCGACCAGGCTCGGTGCGGCCGGCGTCGTCCACCACGCATGGGCGAGCCGGGCCCAGCGCTCGCCGGCGCTCGCGGCCAGCCAGTCGTCGGCGAGGGTCGTGGGCACCCAGGCCGCGTCCTCGCCGCGGCTCCCGTCGTCGGCGGCGACCAGCCCGGCGGCCAGCGCGGTCTCCAGCAGCCAGGCGGTCTGCTCGGTCCCGGCCTCGAGGTGGGCCGCGAGACGGTCCAGGTCGCGGACGGCGAGCCCACCGGTGCGCAGGATCCGGGGCGGTCGGGCGCCCCAGCGGTCGAGCACCTCGTTGACGAGGGCGACGAGGTCCGCGGCCCGTCCGCCGGCGGCCGCGTCCACGGCGGCAGGGTCGAGGACGGCGTGCTCCACCTCAGGCGGTTCGGAGGCCGGGTGCCGGTGCAGGTGGCCACCGCGCAGCGCCAACGCCACGCGTCGGGGGAGCTGGACATGGGTGTCGTCGACGCGGGTGAGCAGCCCGTCCCGGACCAGCTCCGCGCCGGCGTGCGCCACGCCGCCCGCCGCCCCGGTCCCGCTGGTCGCCGGCAGGCCGAGCTCGCCCACGGGTGGCCCCCAGGTCAGCGCGTCCAGCACCCTGCGGCGGTCCGCGCCGAGCCCGGCCAGGGCCTCCTCCAGCGCGTCGCCCACCGGGCCGTCGTCACCGTCGTCGGGCGCGAGCCCGGCCGGGTCGCCGACGAGCTCGGCCACGGGGCGGGCGGGACGCACGCCCTCCGGGGCCCGCCAGCACAGCGCGAGGGCCACGAGCCGCTCGACGAGCTCCTCGGCGCGGTCGCCGGTGGTGCCGAGCAGCCTCGCCACCTCCTCCACCTCCGCCGGTGCGGCGACGACCACCGCCTCCAGCGCCTGCAGGTGGGCCAGGTCCAGCGACTCCAGGGCGCGTCGGATGCTGCTGCGCGTCGTGGCCCGGGCGGCGAGTGCGGTGAGGTCGGAAGGTGCCGGGCGGGCCAGGTCGGGACGGGCCTGCAGCAGCGCCGCGAGCTCGTCGTCCTCGCGCGCCCTCAGGTCGTCGGCCAGCGACCTCACGTCGCGGCCCCCAGCCGTGCTCCCGTCACCCGTAGAGCGCCTCGTAGACGCGCTCGAACCGCTGGAAACGCTCCGTGTAGTAGGGCCGCCGGTTGTAGTCGGGGGTGAGGGCCTTGCCGCGCTCGGGACGGGCCCGGCGCACGTCCGGCGCCAGGGTCTCCAGCGCGAGCAGCGCGGTGCCGTGCAGCGTGGTGCGCTTGATCCGCACCGGCGTCACCGGCGTGCGCATCGCGTCGGCCATCACCTGCAGCAGCTCGGGGTGGTCGGTGGTGACGCTGCCGCCGGCGAAGAGCCGTTCCGGCTGCGGGGCGGCCTCGCGCAGCTGGCTGACGATCCGGGCGTAGGCCAGCGCGATCCCCTCCACCACGCCGCGGTAGACCTCGACCGGCGCCGAGGCCAGGCTCACCCCGGTGATGACGGCGCGTGCGCCGGAGGCCCACCCGGTGCTGCGCTCGCCGGTGAAGAAGGGCAGGACCAGCGGCGTCGTCTCGTGCGGCTCGGCCAGCAGCGCCGCGGAGAGCACCTCCGGCTCGACCTGGTCCACCGCCAGCGTCACGTCGGCCCAGGCCAGCGCCCGCCCGACGTCGTTGAGCGCGCCGCCGAGCAGCGACCGGTCGTGGGAGACGCGGTAGCACCACAGCCCGGGCGGCAGCTCCTCGGGCATCTCCCGGACCAGGACCCGCAACGCCCCGGAGGTCGCGCAGGAGGCGCCGATCGCGGTCTCGTCGTAGGCACCCAGGCCGACGTTGGCAGCCAGCCCGTCGGTGATGGGGGCGAACCAGCTGGCCCCCTCGAGAGCCGGCCAGCGCGCGGCGATCTCGGCCGCCCGCCCCGCCTCCATCTCCAGCGGGTCGTCGAGGTGGTGGATCGGGGGAGCTGGTCGGGGGTGATGCCGCAGATCTCGACCAGCTCGGGGTACCAGGTGGCGGTGTGCCGGTCGACCATCCCGGTCCACGACGCCGTGGACGTGCCCGTGCCCAGCGTGCCGGTCAGCCGGTGCAGCACGTAGTCGCCGAGGGAGAGGTAGTGGGCCGCGCCGGCGACCACCTCCGGCCGCTGGTCGGCCAGCCAGCGCAGCCGCGCCGGCCAGTAGCTGACATGCACCCGCGTGCCGGTGCGCTGC
Coding sequences within:
- a CDS encoding ASKHA domain-containing protein yields the protein MSAAEEELEQTGPARVSLLFSPAGREFRVPPDVSVFDAASWNGIAIDSTCGGHGTCRKCKVQLTAGTSPVTPSDERAFTPEELAGGWRLACLVRTVTDLEITVPPLVTRPKAATVGVGRQVILRPGVQKRYLELTEPTLADQRTDLVRVLDAIDDLEPTPDLHVLRRLPTVLREADYKVTAVVVDETLIDVEAGDTTGRRFAIAYDLGTTTVVATLLDLGTGTPVAVSSVLNQQQPYGGDVISRISATMMDPEAAGRLRELAHATLRDLAQEVCLEGGVAPEEVYQVALAGNATMTALVLGVDPEPLGVAPFVMSTAGWPPVPAAELGLTLHPGARATLFPALGAYVGGDVVAGMLASGMDRDSRVRLFIDVGTNCEIALADGERIVATAAPAGPAFEGGSIRCGMRAAEGAVEVVRLTPDGQAEDAVALEVIGDVEPRGLCGSGLVDAVAELVRVRLMDASGRFVTEEAAAEIAPALADRLSTVGLERVFVLHRPAPDARPEDGVYLSQRDVRELQFAKAAISTGWSLLLEELGLAEGDVQQVLLAGSFGSYLSASSAVRIGLVPKLPVLRVVSAGNVAGEGAKMVLLSSRERAGADALLEEVRYVELSDRPDFNDAFVERLPFPV
- a CDS encoding DUF1638 domain-containing protein; the protein is MPSSSGFPSRSEPAPGRVALVACGALAQPAAEVSARHTPPLPVDVHPLPPLLHNRPQEIAGAVERLVDELEGRYERVVIGYADCGTYGALDELCARRGLRRLPGLHCYDLYAGRERMRQMMEEQPGTYVLTDFLVRSFDRTVLRELGLDRHPELREDYFAHYSRVVWLAQDRSEELTALAERAAGHLGLPLEVVPVGHVGLERALVDLLAEPAASGVAS
- a CDS encoding methylenetetrahydrofolate reductase, with amino-acid sequence MSGAVDLAVRRLLEGARYEVLPTASIHDQVLEHVPTSVTVSVTASPGKRLGATLDLSASLATAGYDVVPHLAARMVSGRAELVDIVEQLRELGVRRVFVPAGDAQVPVGDYVQALDLLHDLRDMGDPFPEVSITGYPEAHPFIEDDVVVQAMWDKRLHATHVVSNMTFDPEILAAWVHRIRRRGVNLPLLAGVPGPVERTKLLAMGTKIGVGDSLRFLRKQRKVMTRVVGSGFSTDRFVTSVAGLAADPAMGVAGLHVYTFNQVGVVEAWRRAALSHEARGAHGRSAARG
- a CDS encoding helicase-associated domain-containing protein produces the protein MRSLADDLRAREDDELAALLQARPDLARPAPSDLTALAARATTRSSIRRALESLDLAHLQALEAVVVAAPAEVEEVARLLGTTGDRAEELVERLVALALCWRAPEGVRPARPVAELVGDPAGLAPDDGDDGPVGDALEEALAGLGADRRRVLDALTWGPPVGELGLPATSGTGAAGGVAHAGAELVRDGLLTRVDDTHVQLPRRVALALRGGHLHRHPASEPPEVEHAVLDPAAVDAAAGGRAADLVALVNEVLDRWGARPPRILRTGGLAVRDLDRLAAHLEAGTEQTAWLLETALAAGLVAADDGSRGEDAAWVPTTLADDWLAASAGERWARLAHAWWTTPAAPSLVGTHEGGRVNALSTSTSYPLARVRRQDALRVLATLPAGAAPTQDGLEALLRWRHPLRTSRATAEHGTGLDVALREAEWAAVTGRGALSSPGRLLVGASGDGVDAEEAAADLMDPLVPPAVDQVLLQADLTAVAPGRLDGHLRALMHLVSDVESRGGATVHRFSETSVRRALDLGWTADRVLTELAAASRTPVPQPLDYLVRDVARRHGRARVGSCAAYLRSDDAALLDRMELDRGLGLLQLRRIAPTVLVSAVPAATVMDVLREEQYGPVADGPDGALALASPSARRTTARPPSPLRVSTVDARVARQVVALLRRGDGARDADVGGSGWYSDPVVVSAVLREAAASGGPVWIGYADDVGGITTQLVRPESVEAGRVRATVGDSDAVRSFLLHRVTRVRPAE
- a CDS encoding FGGY-family carbohydrate kinase, encoding MPEELPPGLWCYRVSHDRSLLGGALNDVGRALAWADVTLAVDQVEPEVLSAALLAEPHETTPLVLPFFTGERSTGWASGARAVITGVSLASAPVEVYRGVVEGIALAYARIVSQLREAAPQPERLFAGGSVTTDHPELLQVMADAMRTPVTPVRIKRTTLHGTALLALETLAPDVRRARPERGKALTPDYNRRPYYTERFQRFERVYEALYG
- a CDS encoding FGGY family carbohydrate kinase, translating into MAADFDIELQDAVDPLVLALDVGSTASRGALYDALGRPVGRRAKVAHSFTTATDGTSEIDPDQVVEEITTIVDRLTETLGERTVAGVAMDTFASSMVVVGADGAPLTPCFTYADSRCRKQIAALREELDDEALQQRTGTRVHVSYWPARLRWLADQRPEVVAGAAHYLSLGDYVLHRLTGTLGTGTSTASWTGMVDRHTATWYPELVEICGITPDQLPRSTTSTTRWRWRRGGRPRSPRAGRLSRGPAGSPPSPTGWLPTSAWVPTTRPRSAPPARPPGRCGSWSGRCPRSCRPGCGATASPTTGRCSAARSTTSGGRWPGPT